A window from Spartinivicinus poritis encodes these proteins:
- a CDS encoding putative bifunctional diguanylate cyclase/phosphodiesterase, which produces MLKKLVNSFAFRVFTPFLVFVSLVVIALYLFTSYSISDSANHQIKENLNWLSRSVLYICDTSVDKLFQTGNATNEKLVRLEKVSTMVAIEDFVRANNVGVVVYDNNAEEVLVKTELPKATLAAIETSLLTDNPNIVTGKLADYIVHSQLFQPWQWRIILLKPKAQALRAMEQPVYRYAFSIALITIVIITGLMFYFLSYKVRIPINRIIGAIKKGNQPSYRGVSEFEFLSDSIAGMMHSLTEKTHLLESTNKEIEKAKVQLSDAIESMSEGFVLFDEQDHLILCNQHFRNFYSLTLLPDQASFQDILRIMYREGVVSVDVPLETWIKSIMLTRDKVGQAHLIELNQDRFIEFREYATSDSGVVGIHTDITDRKMAEQRLQYLASYDLLTNLPNRVMFQHELKKNINRAERFEGIVALFFIDLDKFKDVNDTLGHMVGDELLKKVADILLNSIRGFDIAARLGGDEFAVISSGLRSEVEVENMAQRMNDLLNCTVNCQGHTIHIGASIGVTLFPYDGNDCDQLLKNADMAMYEAKNLGRNQYRMYNDEMNRRVQERNALEKDMRRALMADEFIVYYQPKIDLNTSCVVGMEALVRWQHSNRGLITPNKFIPIAEQSNLITDIGEWVLEEACRQCQEWSGANQLGALQVAVNLSASQFKYGDITGTTDRILQKLTMEPGGLEVEITETMVMNDADAVSQALHHFARRGVSISIDDFGTGYSSLAYLWRFPVNKVKIDRSFIKDLLHNNEAQAIVRSVISLAHSLNLVVIAEGVETKKQLEFLQKLKCDQAQGYFFTPPLPAEGFVEWVKDYQEKQAHKGAYQKVGR; this is translated from the coding sequence ATGCTAAAGAAACTGGTTAACTCTTTTGCATTTCGTGTTTTTACGCCTTTTTTGGTGTTTGTTAGCTTGGTAGTCATTGCATTATATTTATTTACTTCATATTCAATTTCTGATTCAGCTAATCATCAAATTAAAGAAAATCTCAATTGGCTATCCCGTAGTGTACTGTATATTTGCGATACCAGCGTAGATAAACTATTTCAAACAGGAAACGCGACTAATGAAAAATTAGTCAGGTTAGAAAAAGTATCTACCATGGTGGCTATTGAGGATTTTGTACGTGCTAATAATGTGGGAGTTGTCGTTTATGATAATAATGCAGAAGAAGTGCTCGTTAAAACAGAATTGCCTAAAGCAACATTAGCCGCTATTGAAACCTCATTATTAACAGACAATCCAAATATTGTCACTGGTAAATTAGCAGACTATATTGTTCACTCTCAATTATTTCAGCCGTGGCAGTGGCGTATTATTCTATTAAAACCTAAAGCTCAGGCATTACGAGCAATGGAACAGCCTGTATATCGCTATGCATTTAGTATAGCGTTGATTACCATTGTAATTATTACTGGACTAATGTTTTATTTTTTGAGCTACAAGGTAAGAATCCCTATAAATCGCATTATTGGTGCTATCAAAAAAGGCAATCAACCAAGTTATAGAGGCGTTTCAGAGTTTGAGTTTTTAAGTGATAGTATTGCAGGTATGATGCACTCGCTAACAGAAAAAACCCACTTATTAGAATCAACCAATAAAGAAATTGAAAAAGCCAAAGTGCAGTTAAGTGATGCTATTGAAAGTATGTCAGAAGGGTTTGTACTGTTTGATGAACAAGACCACCTTATTTTATGTAACCAACATTTTAGAAATTTCTATAGCCTAACCTTGTTACCTGACCAAGCCTCGTTTCAAGATATCTTACGGATTATGTACCGAGAAGGAGTTGTATCTGTTGATGTACCTTTGGAAACCTGGATTAAAAGTATTATGCTCACTAGGGATAAAGTTGGGCAAGCGCATTTAATTGAGCTAAATCAGGATCGTTTTATTGAGTTTAGAGAATATGCAACCAGTGATAGCGGGGTAGTCGGTATACATACTGATATTACCGATCGGAAAATGGCAGAGCAACGTTTACAGTATCTGGCCTCTTATGATCTTTTAACAAACTTACCGAACCGGGTGATGTTTCAGCATGAGTTAAAGAAAAACATTAATCGTGCAGAACGATTTGAAGGTATCGTCGCATTATTCTTCATAGATTTAGATAAGTTTAAAGATGTAAATGATACCTTGGGGCATATGGTGGGTGATGAATTACTGAAAAAAGTAGCAGATATTTTATTGAACTCTATTCGTGGGTTTGATATTGCTGCTAGATTAGGAGGGGATGAGTTTGCAGTCATTTCTAGTGGGTTGCGCTCTGAAGTTGAAGTGGAAAATATGGCTCAACGGATGAATGACTTACTTAATTGCACGGTGAACTGCCAAGGCCACACTATTCATATTGGTGCCAGTATTGGCGTCACTTTATTTCCTTATGATGGTAATGATTGTGATCAGTTATTAAAAAATGCTGATATGGCAATGTATGAGGCTAAAAACCTTGGACGTAATCAATACCGAATGTATAACGATGAGATGAATCGACGGGTACAAGAACGTAATGCACTAGAAAAAGACATGCGGCGTGCATTAATGGCCGATGAATTTATCGTTTATTACCAGCCTAAAATAGATTTAAATACATCTTGTGTGGTAGGAATGGAGGCGCTAGTTCGTTGGCAGCATTCCAACCGTGGCTTAATTACTCCGAACAAATTTATTCCTATTGCAGAGCAGAGTAACCTTATTACAGATATTGGTGAGTGGGTGTTAGAGGAAGCTTGTAGACAGTGTCAGGAATGGAGTGGGGCAAATCAGTTGGGGGCATTACAGGTAGCTGTTAATTTATCAGCATCTCAATTTAAGTATGGTGATATTACGGGTACTACTGATCGAATTTTACAAAAACTGACAATGGAGCCTGGCGGCTTGGAAGTGGAAATTACAGAAACCATGGTAATGAATGATGCGGATGCTGTTTCGCAAGCGCTTCACCATTTTGCCAGGCGTGGTGTCAGTATTTCGATTGATGACTTTGGAACAGGCTATTCCTCCTTAGCCTACTTGTGGCGCTTTCCTGTTAATAAAGTGAAAATAGACCGCTCCTTTATTAAAGATCTACTGCATAACAATGAGGCTCAGGCAATTGTTCGTTCCGTTATTAGCTTAGCTCACAGTTTAAATCTAGTTGTCATTGCCGAAGGCGTAGAAACAAAAAAACAACTGGAGTTTTTGCAAAAGTTAAAATGTGACCAGGCCCAAGGGTATTTCTTTACGCCTCCATTACCTGCAGAGGGTTTTGTTGAATGGGTGAAGGATTATCAAGAAAAGCAGGCTCACAAAGGTGCGTATCAAAAAGTGGGGCGTTAG
- a CDS encoding DUF2252 family protein, protein MKVLHTRQSHVVEQINQFNQQASDADRRLKFEKMQASAFVFFRGTNHIFWHDVSRDWRISLYGGRPETQVWLQGDAHVYNFGALHDHHDQIYYGMDDFDDAIIADYQFDLWRLATSLVLDLQQRDYYQQDLAEEAVQLLGKAYLQGVVASETDDSAIYIENAAKPIKTFLTKVHQKNTRLNMLQKWTTPDLNHFNYANPKLTELSDHVKNSLTGALLDYHRFQHSVTPDFTSRFEVIDLAKRIKAGTGSLGNQRFYALIQGSTPEENIILDIKQQQQPAAIRCFPKIEQHWYNGQFTNEGQRHADAYSAIAEHPDAWLGWLSYNDEVYSVRERSPFKKDFPTHKLFKPKHYLTMAEIWGEILGKEHARGSIQVQEPNHRFIHYVKNELMENKQDFIKLLAAVSVHYAKCVVQDWEYFRDGCLL, encoded by the coding sequence ATGAAAGTACTGCATACGCGTCAGTCACATGTTGTAGAACAAATCAATCAATTTAATCAGCAAGCCAGTGATGCTGACCGACGCCTAAAGTTTGAAAAAATGCAAGCATCTGCCTTTGTTTTTTTCAGAGGCACTAACCATATTTTCTGGCACGATGTTTCCCGCGACTGGCGCATTAGTCTTTATGGTGGCCGCCCTGAAACCCAAGTGTGGTTGCAAGGTGATGCCCACGTTTATAATTTTGGTGCACTACATGACCATCATGACCAAATTTACTATGGTATGGATGACTTTGATGACGCCATCATTGCCGATTATCAATTTGACTTATGGCGGTTAGCTACCAGCTTAGTTTTAGACTTACAGCAGCGTGATTATTATCAACAAGACCTTGCTGAAGAAGCAGTACAACTACTGGGCAAAGCTTATTTACAAGGAGTTGTTGCCAGTGAAACCGATGACTCGGCTATTTACATTGAAAACGCCGCCAAACCGATTAAAACGTTTCTGACCAAAGTGCATCAAAAGAATACCCGTTTAAACATGCTCCAAAAATGGACCACACCTGACTTAAACCACTTTAATTATGCAAACCCTAAACTAACTGAGTTATCCGACCATGTAAAAAACAGCTTAACTGGGGCTTTATTGGATTACCACCGTTTCCAGCATTCAGTTACACCAGATTTTACCAGCCGCTTTGAAGTTATAGACCTGGCCAAACGGATCAAAGCCGGTACAGGCTCACTAGGCAATCAGCGCTTTTACGCATTAATCCAAGGCTCCACGCCAGAAGAAAATATAATCCTGGATATTAAACAGCAGCAACAGCCTGCTGCCATTCGTTGCTTCCCGAAAATTGAACAACACTGGTATAACGGTCAATTCACAAACGAAGGGCAACGTCATGCTGATGCCTATTCAGCTATTGCTGAGCATCCAGATGCCTGGTTAGGCTGGTTGAGTTATAACGATGAAGTGTATTCTGTAAGAGAACGTTCACCGTTTAAAAAAGATTTTCCCACCCATAAGCTATTCAAACCCAAGCATTATTTAACAATGGCTGAGATATGGGGTGAAATATTAGGTAAAGAGCATGCCCGCGGCTCCATTCAGGTGCAGGAACCCAACCACCGATTTATTCATTATGTTAAAAATGAATTAATGGAAAATAAACAGGATTTTATCAAACTATTAGCTGCTGTCTCAGTGCACTATGCTAAATGTGTAGTACAGGATTGGGAGTATTTTAGAGATGGTTGTTTATTATAA
- a CDS encoding DUF2269 family protein produces MAEYYLLLKLVHIISSTLLFGTGLGTAFYMWRADRSQNLNTIAITSQNVVLADWLFTTPAVIIQPVTGIWMLLLVGLPLTTSWVMASLVLYVITGLCWIPVVYIQIKIAKLAKAAVSENQPLPVTYRKLMTCWYSLGWPAFISVMAIFYLMVFKPTLW; encoded by the coding sequence ATGGCTGAGTATTATTTATTATTAAAATTAGTGCATATTATTTCTTCCACCCTGCTGTTTGGCACAGGATTGGGTACCGCTTTTTATATGTGGCGAGCTGATCGTAGCCAAAACCTGAATACCATCGCCATTACCAGCCAAAATGTCGTATTAGCCGACTGGTTGTTTACTACACCTGCCGTCATTATCCAACCCGTTACCGGTATTTGGATGTTATTGCTGGTAGGGTTACCGCTGACCACCTCCTGGGTAATGGCAAGCTTGGTTTTGTATGTGATCACTGGACTCTGTTGGATACCAGTGGTTTATATTCAAATTAAGATAGCTAAACTGGCTAAAGCTGCTGTTAGTGAAAATCAACCTTTACCTGTTACTTATCGAAAGCTCATGACCTGTTGGTACAGCCTGGGTTGGCCAGCCTTTATCAGTGTAATGGCTATTTTTTATTTGATGGTGTTTAAACCCACTCTTTGGTGA